ATTGGCAGGCACCTTCCGCGTCGCCGAGATACAACTGGCAAAGCCCCATTCCCTGCCAGGCTCCAAAGTGATTCGGGTTGAGCGCGACGACCTTTTTGCAATCCGCGACCGACTCTTCATACCGGCCCATCTGCCAGTGGAGGATTGCCCGGCGGTTCCAGCCTTCCGCGAAATCCGGGAATTGCGCGACGGTCCGGTCCAAAATGGCCAGCGCCTCGGTAAATTTCTGCCGCGCCATCGCCGCGCTGGCGGATTGCGCGAGGTTGAAGGCCTCCTTGCCCGCGGCATGAAACCACAGGCTCCAAAGCGAATCGACGGCGACCTCACGAACCGCCACCGACGGCGACCTCAGGGCGCGCAGCAGTTGTTCCTGCCCGCCCAGCCACGCCAGGTCGAACGCCGCGGCGAGCTTTTCGTTTCGGTCACCCGCCAAAAGTTTGCGGTAAAGGCGCTCCTTGTTCCATCCGCTGTGTTGGCCAATCGCGAATGCGGCGTACAGGACGAGGAACGCGGTGAAAAAACCGTAAAGGCGTCGGAGGAAGGGCGTGAAAAACCTGTTCACGCGCCCAAATATAAACAGGAATCGGCCGAGCGCAAGGCGGACCGGACCGATGCGCAGGATTTCTACAGGATGTTCGCCGCCAGTTCGGCAAGTTCCGAGCGTTCGCCGCGTTGCAGCTCGATGTGCGCGGCGATGGGTTCCGGACGGAATTTGCTGATGACGTAATTAAACCCGTTTGACGACGAGTCCACATAGGGATTGTCAATCTGATAGGGATCGCCGGTGAACACGACCTTCGTGCCGTGGCCGACACGAGTGATGATGGTCTTCACTTCGAGCGGCGTGAGATTCTGCGCCTCGTCAATGACCATGAACTGGTTCGCGATGCTGCGGCCACGGATGTAGCTCAACGCCTCCACCAC
The DNA window shown above is from Candidatus Angelobacter sp. and carries:
- a CDS encoding tetratricopeptide repeat protein, yielding MNRFFTPFLRRLYGFFTAFLVLYAAFAIGQHSGWNKERLYRKLLAGDRNEKLAAAFDLAWLGGQEQLLRALRSPSVAVREVAVDSLWSLWFHAAGKEAFNLAQSASAAMARQKFTEALAILDRTVAQFPDFAEGWNRRAILHWQMGRYEESVADCKKVVALNPNHFGAWQGMGLCQLYLGDAEGACQSFRAALKINPRDGGLRQMLRQCEELLRRLSPGRSPPDLA